The window CAGGCCCAAATCGAAGAGATAGGCTGCGGCGCGCCGGCCGCCGTCTTAACCCAGCCCGAGAGGAGCCGATGATAACCGCCGAGTTGAAGAAGGCCGCCGACATCGCCGTTTTGAGGTGCATGGGCGTGAAGGCTGGCGAGTCGGTGCTGATCGTGGTGGACACCCCCCAGCGCGACTTCGGACCGCTCTTCGCCGCGCCCTGCCTCACGGTGGGGGCCGAGCCGCTGATTCTGGAGATGACGCCCCGGGAGAGCCACGGCGAGGAGCCGCCGGAGGCCGTGGCCCGTGCGATGCTGGGGGCCGACGTGATTCTCATGCCGACCAGTAAAAGCCTCAGCCACACCGCCGCGCGGCTGGCCGCAACCCAAGCGGGGGCGAGAATCGCCAGCCTGCCGATGATTACTCCCGAGGTCATGGGGCGCACCCTCGTCGCGGATTACGACGAGATAGAGCGGCGCAACGAGCGGCTGCTCGGCGTTCTCGCCGGGAAGAGCCGGGTCAGGCTGAGCTCCCCAGCCGGAACGGACCTCACCTTCTCCATCGAGGGGCGGACCTTCCGGGCCGACGGCGGGATCAACCACCGGCCGGGCGATTTCGCCAACCTGCCCGCGGGCGAGGTTTACGCGGCGCCCGTGGAGGGCACCGCGGCGGGGATTTTGGTCGTGGACGGCTCCATGGCCGGCTTGGGGCTCTTGGCCGAACCCATCGAGCTGGTGATAACCGACGGCTCGGTCGTGGAAATCCGGGGTGGCGAGGAGGCCGAGGAGTTGGAGCGTTTAATCACGCCCTTCGGCTGGGACGCCCGTAACGTGGCCGAACTGGGAATCGGCACCAACGAGACGGCGACGATTACCGGAAACGTCCTGGAGGACGAGAAGGTTTTGGGCACCTGCCACGTGGCCCTCGGCGACAACTCTACCTTCGGGGGGAGGGTGAGCGTGGCGAGCCACCTGGACGGGATCGTCCGCGCGCCAACCCTGGAGGCGGACGGCGAGGTGATACTGGGCGGAGGGGGGCCGGTGGGCTGGTAGCGGTCGGGCCCGCGGAGGGTGGCCGTCGCGTTTCGGTGTCGGGAGGTGGCGAGGGCCGCCTTATTCCCCCTCTGGGGGCCTGCGAGGCACGGGCCGGGGTGAGGATCGAGGCGTATTTCGGAAACAGCGGCCCGCAGAGGGGCCGCCCTACGTCACCGCAATCCGTCCGATACGAGACGAGGAATTTTCGACCCTCGCCTGCCGTCGAAAAGGCTACAACTTCGTCTCAATCCAATTTTCATGAGGCTGGCGTAAAAAGCTCACCGACCTCGCAAAAAAAACGGCGGATCGCGATCCGCCGTCTTTCAGGCCGGGTCATTCATATTCTTGGCGATGGGGTGCGAGGGGTCCTCGGCGGGGAGGAGGAACTCCATGACGCTGAATTGTTTGATCCAGATCGAGTTTTTCGGGAGGAACTCGAGCTGTATGCCGGAGGGATCGGGCACTTCGTCCCAGGTCCCCGCGAGGATCAGCTTGCCGCCGAGGCCGACGTAGGTCGAGTACTCGCTGCGGGTATGGATCTGGCTGGCGAACCACTCCTCCAGGGCGGGTACCAAGACCCTTCCTGAAGCCCGTTGGGGAGGCCGAAGTCGCCGATGCAGCCGATGGTCCCCGAGGTGACGCTCTGGTCCTCGGGGTCGAGGAGGTAGGTCATGCAGTT is drawn from bacterium and contains these coding sequences:
- a CDS encoding aminopeptidase, which encodes MITAELKKAADIAVLRCMGVKAGESVLIVVDTPQRDFGPLFAAPCLTVGAEPLILEMTPRESHGEEPPEAVARAMLGADVILMPTSKSLSHTAARLAATQAGARIASLPMITPEVMGRTLVADYDEIERRNERLLGVLAGKSRVRLSSPAGTDLTFSIEGRTFRADGGINHRPGDFANLPAGEVYAAPVEGTAAGILVVDGSMAGLGLLAEPIELVITDGSVVEIRGGEEAEELERLITPFGWDARNVAELGIGTNETATITGNVLEDEKVLGTCHVALGDNSTFGGRVSVASHLDGIVRAPTLEADGEVILGGGGPVGW